A single window of Xylocopilactobacillus apicola DNA harbors:
- a CDS encoding cyclic-di-AMP receptor yields the protein MKLVIAIIQDQDANELSNAFVEANVRATKISSNGGFLKSGNTTFMVGIEDERKDEVLEIIKTACKSRSQFMTAPFSSPRTIEDGFQEPVKIQVGGATVFVIPIEETYHF from the coding sequence ATGAAGCTTGTTATTGCGATTATTCAAGATCAGGATGCAAATGAACTGAGTAATGCTTTTGTTGAAGCGAATGTTCGAGCAACGAAGATTTCCTCTAATGGAGGTTTTTTGAAATCTGGGAATACGACCTTTATGGTCGGTATCGAAGACGAACGTAAAGATGAGGTTTTAGAAATTATTAAAACGGCTTGTAAATCCCGTTCGCAATTTATGACTGCTCCTTTTTCAAGTCCGCGTACAATTGAAGATGGGTTTCAAGAGCCAGTTAAGATTCAGGTTGGTGGAGCAACTGTGTTCGTTATTCCAATTGAAGAGACGTATCACTTTTAA
- the rimI gene encoding ribosomal protein S18-alanine N-acetyltransferase, translated as MKTKIMWQKFIDWTFNGRQNFVEYKPIQVFIETKLFTLRKAEMDDISDLLKIEREVYAGQTPWDRSAFVREIGQRRGSLYLILENSKEIVAFIGLNWNREEAHITNFAVLTKYQQQGIGRWLLNYAVEYTNKLSVSKLTLEVSVENQVAIHLYHAVGFQDGRIMKFYYSFNNGGDAMNMELDLRRN; from the coding sequence ATGAAAACGAAAATTATGTGGCAGAAATTTATTGATTGGACCTTTAATGGACGGCAGAATTTTGTGGAATATAAGCCAATACAGGTATTTATTGAAACAAAGTTATTTACGTTACGTAAAGCTGAAATGGACGATATTAGCGACCTACTAAAAATTGAACGTGAGGTTTATGCAGGCCAAACTCCTTGGGATCGCAGCGCTTTTGTGCGAGAAATTGGTCAAAGGCGTGGTTCATTATATTTAATTTTAGAAAATTCGAAAGAAATTGTCGCGTTTATTGGGTTGAATTGGAACCGAGAAGAAGCACATATCACCAATTTTGCGGTGTTGACCAAATATCAGCAGCAGGGCATTGGTCGTTGGCTTTTAAATTATGCGGTCGAGTATACAAATAAACTTTCAGTATCTAAGTTGACATTAGAAGTTAGTGTCGAAAATCAGGTAGCCATTCATTTGTACCATGCGGTTGGTTTTCAGGATGGTCGAATTATGAAATTTTATTATAGCTTTAACAATGGAGGAGATGCGATGAATATGGAACTGGATTTGAGGCGAAACTAA
- a CDS encoding folate family ECF transporter S component: MKNIKEIFQGPKMTTYSIALLGVLMALRLVVGRFATITLSRDLHISLAFVVTVMIAYYFGPLWTAGVNGILNLLVFFIFPTGSPFFIGYTLSAVVGGLIYGLFFYPQRVSILRAIIAVSLVTIVVNLWMNALWSHLLYNNPFWFVFSARLGKEAIQLVPQIIISYLVLKVISRLKIESKLR; the protein is encoded by the coding sequence TTGAAAAACATCAAGGAAATTTTTCAGGGTCCCAAAATGACCACTTATTCGATTGCTTTGTTAGGCGTCTTAATGGCATTGCGTTTGGTCGTAGGTCGATTTGCCACTATTACTTTAAGTCGCGACCTTCATATTTCTCTAGCTTTTGTAGTTACTGTTATGATTGCTTATTATTTTGGCCCGCTTTGGACCGCGGGAGTTAACGGAATCTTGAATTTACTTGTCTTCTTTATTTTTCCGACTGGTTCGCCTTTTTTTATCGGCTATACACTTTCGGCAGTCGTTGGAGGCCTAATTTACGGATTATTTTTTTACCCGCAGCGAGTTAGCATTTTACGGGCAATTATTGCAGTTAGTTTAGTTACGATAGTTGTTAATCTTTGGATGAATGCCTTGTGGTCGCATCTGCTGTACAATAATCCTTTTTGGTTCGTGTTTTCAGCTAGATTGGGCAAAGAAGCAATTCAGCTGGTCCCTCAAATTATAATTAGTTATCTGGTATTAAAAGTAATTAGTCGTTTAAAAATAGAATCGAAGTTAAGATAA
- the tmk gene encoding dTMP kinase, which translates to MFISFEGIDGAGKSTAFDRLKQELLLTPWAKNLVFTREPGGTKISEEIRDILINEQMDPWTEALLYAAARRQNVVEKIVPSLKSGKVVLTDRYVDSSLAYQGGGRNLGVENIAKLNQSAIQGVLPDRVVYFRIDPEISRKRMSKRMQDADRFEKEQGIFFKTIAAVFENLIAKDPARFIIIEANKSPEEVYEAVKKAVFPLIEEAMK; encoded by the coding sequence ATGTTTATATCATTTGAAGGAATTGATGGGGCAGGCAAGAGTACAGCTTTTGACCGTTTAAAACAAGAATTATTATTGACTCCATGGGCTAAGAACCTGGTTTTTACACGTGAACCCGGGGGGACTAAAATTTCTGAAGAAATTCGAGATATTTTAATTAATGAGCAGATGGATCCGTGGACCGAAGCGTTGTTGTATGCTGCGGCAAGAAGGCAAAACGTAGTCGAAAAGATTGTACCGTCCCTAAAATCTGGGAAGGTCGTGCTTACGGATCGATATGTTGATTCTTCTCTGGCATATCAAGGCGGAGGCCGCAATCTTGGCGTAGAAAATATTGCAAAATTGAATCAATCTGCAATTCAAGGTGTTTTACCAGATCGAGTTGTTTACTTTCGAATTGACCCTGAAATTAGTCGCAAAAGAATGAGTAAACGGATGCAAGATGCTGATCGCTTTGAAAAAGAACAGGGTATTTTTTTCAAAACTATTGCGGCTGTTTTTGAAAATTTAATTGCAAAAGATCCCGCTCGCTTTATTATTATTGAGGCAAATAAATCACCAGAAGAAGTTTATGAAGCAGTTAAAAAAGCAGTTTTTCCGTTAATTGAGGAGGCAATGAAATGA
- the rsmI gene encoding 16S rRNA (cytidine(1402)-2'-O)-methyltransferase: protein MNEKNSGTLFLIPTPIGNLDDLTFRALKILKQVDLLLCEDTRHTQILLDHYEIQVPKLSFHEHNSHRRIPEVVEKLKSGLNLGLVSDAGMPVISDPGVDLVQYLRKREIPVVALPGANAALTALVGSGMIALPYVFLGFLPRTIKEIKEVLNKTPQMTTLFYESPYRIVKTLEIISQIDENWELCIARELTKIHEEYFEGRAFEALEHFKQFPPKGEFVVILTPRIIEIVAPSEEKWQEEITLAIEAGDAPNLAIKNFAKKYNLERKIVYDVYHNLNR from the coding sequence ATGAACGAAAAAAATAGTGGCACTCTTTTTCTAATCCCAACGCCAATCGGCAATTTGGACGATCTGACTTTTAGAGCTTTGAAAATACTAAAGCAAGTGGATTTATTACTTTGTGAGGATACCCGTCATACCCAGATTTTACTTGATCACTATGAAATACAGGTTCCTAAATTAAGTTTTCACGAACACAATTCACATCGCAGGATTCCTGAGGTTGTTGAGAAGTTAAAGTCGGGGTTAAATTTAGGACTAGTGAGTGATGCAGGGATGCCAGTTATTTCAGATCCTGGCGTTGATTTAGTCCAATACCTACGAAAACGTGAAATACCTGTGGTTGCTTTACCAGGGGCAAATGCCGCTTTAACCGCCTTAGTTGGTTCCGGTATGATTGCACTTCCTTATGTTTTTTTGGGTTTTCTGCCTCGAACGATCAAAGAAATTAAGGAGGTGTTAAATAAAACTCCGCAGATGACAACACTTTTCTACGAATCACCATACCGAATTGTGAAAACTCTTGAAATAATTTCACAAATTGATGAAAATTGGGAGCTATGCATTGCCCGTGAACTAACAAAAATTCATGAAGAATATTTTGAGGGTCGCGCTTTTGAGGCTTTGGAGCACTTTAAACAGTTTCCACCCAAAGGCGAGTTTGTGGTGATTTTGACGCCACGAATAATTGAAATAGTTGCTCCCAGCGAAGAAAAGTGGCAAGAAGAAATTACTTTGGCGATCGAAGCAGGAGATGCTCCAAATCTAGCAATAAAAAATTTTGCCAAAAAGTATAATTTGGAACGAAAAATCGTTTATGATGTATATCATAATTTAAATCGGTAG
- the tsaB gene encoding tRNA (adenosine(37)-N6)-threonylcarbamoyltransferase complex dimerization subunit type 1 TsaB, translated as MLKLGIDCSEFGVSVALCEDNRLLVENTTGADKRASKFLVPHICDLLSQTNHSLAEVQQISVANGPGSFTGLKIGVTAAKVLAALNHAQLFAVSSLKNLAFNLLHTDQPVLSMISARHGNFYAGIYQNNNGKISTLMNDSYVNFSTLKADLVQFQDLLIVGSGLDEFADELANFGKIESKNLIPKGYSTILLSKDELPQDPDHLVPNYLRDPQAVLVWEKNNPNHENENYVAEIY; from the coding sequence ATGTTAAAGTTAGGAATTGATTGTTCAGAATTTGGAGTCAGTGTTGCTCTGTGTGAAGATAATCGCTTATTAGTTGAAAACACCACCGGTGCTGATAAAAGGGCCAGTAAGTTTTTGGTGCCCCATATTTGTGATTTGTTAAGCCAAACAAATCATTCTTTAGCTGAAGTTCAGCAAATTTCAGTAGCTAACGGACCTGGAAGTTTTACTGGTCTTAAAATTGGGGTTACAGCAGCTAAAGTTTTAGCTGCGCTCAATCATGCTCAACTTTTTGCAGTTTCAAGCCTTAAAAATTTGGCGTTTAATCTTTTACATACCGATCAGCCAGTTCTTTCAATGATTTCTGCCCGGCATGGAAATTTTTATGCGGGCATTTATCAAAACAATAATGGAAAAATTTCTACATTAATGAATGATTCCTACGTTAATTTTTCGACTTTAAAAGCTGATTTGGTGCAGTTTCAGGATTTGTTAATCGTTGGCTCGGGACTTGATGAATTTGCTGATGAGTTGGCAAATTTTGGTAAAATAGAATCTAAAAATTTGATCCCTAAGGGGTACTCCACGATACTTTTAAGTAAAGACGAATTACCTCAAGATCCAGATCATTTAGTACCAAATTATTTACGAGACCCACAGGCCGTTTTAGTGTGGGAAAAAAATAATCCGAATCATGAAAACGAAAATTATGTGGCAGAAATTTATTGA
- a CDS encoding initiation control protein YabA, producing the protein MKDKEEGKKEIKIKGRVSRPLILKEMYQQGLHICSGFYGDKRVGECLFCLEVLARLKNERKK; encoded by the coding sequence TTGAAAGATAAAGAAGAAGGAAAAAAAGAAATTAAGATTAAAGGTCGTGTTTCTCGTCCTTTGATCTTAAAAGAAATGTACCAGCAAGGCCTTCATATTTGTAGCGGATTCTACGGGGACAAAAGGGTAGGGGAATGTCTTTTTTGCTTGGAAGTTTTGGCTAGGTTGAAAAATGAACGAAAAAAATAG
- a CDS encoding acyl-[acyl-carrier-protein] thioesterase encodes MEIFKQEYTVPFFDCDKFRRMTAMAMINNMILVSTRQLESLNYGEKWMTERHLGWVVTQYDLIIERAPQDEEKVVISTWIENYNKFFSYRNFAIETLDGKRLVTLKSVWVALDLEARKLTLLSEEMMKSFGAEKNVVVKTPKISVDQDQLKDPQKFEIRYADLDTNNHITNTSYITWLLESLKIDFLEQHQLKELQIRYEKEIQERDFAEVRFYQDENTDEIKFYHQVARLDKIACQAMTVWQ; translated from the coding sequence ATGGAAATTTTTAAACAAGAGTATACAGTTCCTTTCTTTGATTGTGATAAATTCCGGCGCATGACTGCCATGGCGATGATTAATAACATGATTTTAGTATCTACACGTCAACTAGAATCTTTAAATTATGGTGAAAAGTGGATGACCGAACGTCACTTAGGTTGGGTTGTGACTCAATATGATTTAATAATTGAGCGAGCTCCACAAGACGAAGAGAAGGTTGTAATTTCCACATGGATTGAAAATTATAATAAATTCTTTTCATACCGTAATTTTGCAATCGAAACACTGGATGGCAAACGGTTAGTGACCTTAAAATCAGTTTGGGTTGCTCTTGACTTAGAGGCTCGTAAATTAACGTTGCTTTCAGAAGAAATGATGAAATCATTCGGCGCTGAGAAAAATGTTGTAGTTAAAACTCCAAAAATTTCAGTTGACCAAGATCAGTTAAAAGATCCGCAAAAATTTGAAATTCGCTATGCAGATCTTGATACAAATAATCACATTACTAATACCAGCTATATTACCTGGTTGCTTGAAAGTTTGAAAATTGATTTTCTTGAGCAACATCAGCTTAAAGAATTACAGATCCGCTACGAAAAAGAAATTCAAGAACGTGATTTTGCGGAAGTTCGTTTTTATCAGGATGAAAATACTGATGAAATCAAATTTTATCATCAAGTTGCCCGGCTTGACAAAATTGCTTGTCAGGCAATGACAGTTTGGCAATAA
- the recR gene encoding recombination mediator RecR, with product MQYPNQISKLIDSFMKLPGIGEKTAARLAFYIFDLPEDDVSNFARNLLDVKRNLHYCKICGNITEDEVCDICQDQTRDRTQIMVVAQPKEIISFERSHEYHGLYHVLHGLLSPLEGTGPEDINIVSLIKRLRDDTVKEVIIGTDATPEGEATASYLSRLIKPVGIKVTRLAHGLAVGSDIEYADDLTLMRAFEGRTEIK from the coding sequence ATGCAATATCCAAATCAAATTTCTAAATTAATTGACAGTTTTATGAAATTACCGGGCATTGGTGAGAAGACCGCAGCCCGCCTAGCTTTTTATATTTTTGATTTACCTGAAGACGATGTGAGTAATTTTGCTCGTAATTTACTTGATGTTAAGAGAAATCTGCATTATTGTAAGATTTGCGGCAATATTACAGAAGATGAAGTCTGTGATATCTGTCAAGACCAAACACGCGATCGGACTCAAATTATGGTCGTTGCCCAACCCAAAGAGATTATTTCATTTGAGCGAAGCCACGAATATCACGGTCTTTATCATGTATTGCACGGTCTTTTATCGCCACTGGAAGGAACGGGGCCGGAAGATATTAATATCGTAAGTTTGATTAAAAGGCTGCGTGATGATACGGTAAAAGAAGTAATTATCGGAACTGATGCCACTCCCGAGGGTGAAGCGACTGCCAGTTATTTATCTCGCTTGATTAAACCTGTAGGAATCAAAGTAACTCGCTTAGCCCATGGTTTGGCCGTTGGTAGTGATATTGAGTACGCTGATGATTTAACGCTAATGAGGGCATTTGAGGGTAGAACTGAGATTAAATGA
- a CDS encoding DUF2508 family protein: MMRKIRNIHEVYNQELFDLMQNERKNFQQQEYYDQLAIDQSEQMYLKEIIHQHLYYFYLRHLREEKVQVREIINDKENHVEIVYGANGK; encoded by the coding sequence ATGATGCGAAAAATTAGAAATATTCATGAGGTTTATAATCAGGAGTTGTTTGATTTAATGCAAAACGAGCGCAAAAATTTTCAGCAACAAGAGTATTATGACCAGTTGGCAATTGATCAATCGGAGCAAATGTATTTAAAAGAAATTATCCATCAACATTTGTATTACTTTTATCTTCGACATCTTCGGGAAGAGAAAGTTCAGGTTAGAGAAATTATCAATGATAAGGAAAATCATGTTGAGATTGTATATGGGGCAAATGGTAAGTAA
- the tsaD gene encoding tRNA (adenosine(37)-N6)-threonylcarbamoyltransferase complex transferase subunit TsaD, whose product MVEDQQIILGIESSCDETSVGIVRNEHELLANVITSQIKSHQRFGGVVPEVASRHHLEYINYCIEEAIKQAKIKKSDLNGIACTYGPGLAGCLMVGLTAAKVMAADLNLPFYGVNHMAGHIYAAAIDHKIKFPALALLVSGGHTEFVYMKDELSFEIIGTTLDDAVGEAYDKIGRLIGFNYPAGKTIDEAAKKGTANYELPRPMMNRPDLNFSFSGLKTAVRDLVEKEKRHGTLEVNDLAASFQEAVVEVLISKTKKALNQISVRELIVGGGVAANSLLKSKLIELIQIDFPHCQLTIPPLRLCGDNGAMIAAFGSVLAKNQITSPLTLDSDPGLSFNFSLT is encoded by the coding sequence TTGGTTGAAGATCAACAGATAATTTTAGGAATTGAGTCCAGCTGTGATGAGACCAGTGTTGGAATAGTCAGAAATGAACATGAACTTCTAGCAAATGTAATTACCTCGCAAATTAAAAGTCACCAGCGTTTTGGCGGCGTGGTTCCAGAAGTAGCGAGTCGCCATCATCTTGAATATATCAATTATTGTATAGAAGAAGCCATCAAACAGGCTAAAATTAAGAAAAGCGATCTTAATGGGATTGCATGCACTTATGGTCCAGGACTTGCAGGGTGTTTAATGGTCGGATTAACTGCTGCAAAAGTGATGGCAGCAGATCTTAACTTGCCATTTTATGGCGTTAATCACATGGCTGGTCATATTTATGCTGCAGCAATTGATCATAAAATTAAGTTTCCAGCGTTGGCGCTTTTAGTTTCTGGCGGTCATACGGAGTTTGTTTACATGAAAGATGAACTTAGTTTTGAAATTATTGGAACTACTTTAGATGATGCAGTTGGTGAAGCGTATGACAAAATTGGTCGTTTGATTGGGTTTAATTATCCGGCTGGTAAAACCATTGATGAAGCAGCGAAAAAAGGAACAGCCAACTATGAGTTACCACGCCCAATGATGAACCGGCCAGATCTTAATTTCAGTTTTAGTGGCCTTAAAACGGCGGTAAGAGATCTAGTAGAAAAAGAAAAGCGTCATGGAACTCTTGAAGTTAATGACCTGGCGGCAAGTTTCCAGGAAGCTGTTGTCGAGGTTTTAATTTCTAAAACTAAAAAAGCTCTGAACCAAATTTCGGTCCGAGAGCTGATTGTTGGCGGGGGAGTTGCGGCAAACTCTTTATTAAAAAGTAAGTTAATCGAATTAATTCAAATCGATTTTCCTCATTGTCAGTTAACGATTCCACCATTAAGACTTTGTGGTGATAACGGGGCAATGATTGCAGCTTTTGGTTCAGTACTTGCCAAAAACCAAATTACCTCTCCTTTAACGCTTGATAGTGATCCGGGCTTAAGTTTCAACTTTTCCTTGACTTAA